Proteins from a single region of Alloscardovia omnicolens:
- a CDS encoding M20 family metallopeptidase, giving the protein MNTSYDSLIQSFFNEHEQEMINTVEQIVNIDSGSRNKEGNTAVATVLQQRLEHYGIDAFLQDTQGAGSMLIARINNNPGKSHISFLGHIDTVFPDGTAEKNPFTIDSKGHAHGPGIVDMKPGAVIAVYTLIALHQIEDFTDPVTLMLVSDEENLHMLSNTRALIQQYAQGSRYALNFETGQLNDGIVVSRKGGMIVDIEVFGKAAHSGMAVREGRSAILDIAHKIIAIEQLNDIDNGKLLNCGKIEGGTGENVIPDYAKVSIGARFDTVTQRDTIISELTSITEQAYVEGTRATMTIRTIMDAMQQTDESLALFKVYQETARAIGYGEVQPVHVNGVSDAGITSALGIPTLCALGARGDGAHSKDEYSVVSSYKQRAYLATSFVMRMTR; this is encoded by the coding sequence ATGAATACCTCATATGATTCTCTTATTCAATCATTTTTTAATGAGCATGAGCAAGAAATGATTAATACCGTTGAACAAATCGTCAATATCGATAGCGGATCACGCAATAAAGAAGGAAATACTGCGGTTGCTACTGTTTTACAACAACGCTTAGAGCACTATGGGATTGATGCTTTTTTGCAAGATACGCAAGGTGCCGGTTCCATGCTTATTGCGCGCATTAACAATAATCCTGGCAAGTCGCATATCAGCTTTTTAGGGCATATAGATACTGTTTTCCCTGATGGTACTGCCGAGAAAAATCCGTTCACCATAGATAGCAAGGGGCATGCGCATGGTCCCGGTATTGTAGACATGAAACCGGGAGCAGTCATAGCAGTATATACGCTGATTGCACTTCATCAGATTGAAGATTTTACTGATCCCGTAACCCTTATGCTGGTCAGTGATGAAGAAAACCTGCATATGCTCTCCAACACGCGAGCGCTCATTCAACAGTATGCACAAGGAAGTCGCTATGCGTTGAACTTTGAAACCGGTCAGCTTAATGACGGTATTGTTGTGAGCCGTAAAGGCGGAATGATTGTAGATATTGAAGTATTCGGTAAAGCTGCACATTCAGGAATGGCAGTACGTGAGGGACGTTCCGCAATCCTGGACATAGCACATAAAATCATTGCAATTGAACAACTCAATGATATTGACAACGGAAAACTCCTCAACTGCGGAAAAATTGAAGGAGGAACAGGAGAAAACGTCATTCCAGATTACGCAAAAGTTAGCATTGGAGCACGCTTTGACACTGTCACCCAACGTGACACTATTATCAGTGAGCTGACGTCTATTACCGAACAAGCGTACGTAGAAGGCACCCGCGCAACAATGACTATTCGTACCATTATGGATGCTATGCAGCAAACTGATGAGTCACTCGCACTTTTTAAAGTGTACCAAGAAACGGCACGTGCTATAGGTTATGGTGAGGTGCAGCCAGTTCACGTTAATGGAGTCTCGGACGCAGGTATTACCAGTGCGCTGGGAATTCCTACATTATGTGCGCTAGGCGCTCGCGGTGATGGTGCGCACAGTAAAGACGAATACTCTGTTGTATCTTCGTACAAGCAGCGCGCATATCTTGCCACTAGTTTTGTTATGCGCATGACGCGTTAA
- a CDS encoding carboxylate--amine ligase, producing the protein MNKAVVLGCNYYIGLSVIRCLGTQGVHVVACDYNLKKSYAARSKYVKEFLTVNTLNHFDDQACADLVAYGKKQSEKPVLFPTHDKYVEFIDTYYDQLSQYYLISQAADGLNSKVLDKWTLGELAQKHGVRIPQTISVSDEQLEEKVQSIGFPCMIKPVDTVVFTKVFRQKIFLCDNMETLREKIKACADHNIEVFVQELVPGFDDHMLTYDFYINREGTTTHYMTAHKFRQWPINFGASVFTEQKYDQRLVDIGKDFVEKIGYRGFGEIEFKEHEKTKEIYLIEINARTTNFNNLIYKVGLNMPYVAYLDVTGQLNETKYLTHDTNYAFIYALEDFFALRAYSKTKQLSFFKGFFQIFTKKLAPAIFAWSDLKPWFAFNVMIMGKVWRKITRR; encoded by the coding sequence ATGAATAAAGCCGTAGTTTTAGGCTGCAATTATTATATCGGTCTGAGCGTTATTCGATGCTTGGGAACTCAAGGCGTTCATGTTGTGGCATGTGATTATAACCTGAAGAAATCATATGCTGCACGCTCCAAGTATGTGAAAGAATTTCTCACGGTAAACACACTCAATCATTTTGATGATCAGGCTTGTGCTGATTTAGTTGCATATGGAAAAAAGCAGTCAGAAAAGCCAGTACTATTTCCTACGCACGATAAGTATGTGGAGTTTATTGACACATATTATGATCAGCTTTCACAGTACTATTTAATTAGTCAAGCGGCAGATGGTTTGAATTCAAAAGTTCTGGATAAATGGACTTTAGGGGAGTTGGCACAAAAACATGGTGTGCGTATTCCACAAACTATTAGTGTTAGCGATGAGCAATTAGAAGAAAAAGTTCAATCTATCGGTTTCCCATGCATGATTAAACCGGTTGATACAGTCGTCTTTACTAAAGTTTTTAGGCAGAAAATTTTCTTATGCGACAATATGGAAACCTTGCGTGAGAAAATTAAAGCCTGTGCAGATCATAACATAGAAGTTTTCGTGCAAGAGCTTGTGCCTGGTTTTGATGATCATATGCTCACCTATGATTTTTACATTAATAGGGAAGGCACAACCACGCATTACATGACCGCGCACAAGTTTAGACAGTGGCCTATTAACTTTGGTGCTTCTGTTTTTACTGAGCAGAAGTATGACCAGCGTTTGGTAGATATTGGCAAGGATTTTGTTGAAAAAATTGGTTACCGTGGCTTTGGAGAGATTGAATTCAAAGAGCACGAAAAAACCAAAGAAATTTATTTGATCGAAATTAATGCTCGAACGACGAATTTCAATAATCTGATTTATAAGGTTGGCTTAAATATGCCGTATGTGGCGTATCTTGATGTTACTGGCCAGCTCAATGAGACAAAGTATTTAACGCATGATACGAACTACGCGTTTATTTATGCTTTGGAAGACTTCTTTGCTTTGCGAGCATACTCGAAAACAAAGCAACTGTCTTTCTTCAAAGGATTCTTCCAGATTTTCACTAAGAAATTAGCTCCTGCAATTTTTGCGTGGTCAGATCTGAAGCCATGGTTTGCATTCAATGTGATGATAATGGGCAAAGTATGGCGCAAAATAACGAGGAGATAA
- the asnB gene encoding asparagine synthase (glutamine-hydrolyzing), whose amino-acid sequence MCGFVGYLSSDISDKNVIKNMSDIIAHRGPDSSGYYDNGYAHFGFRRLSIIDVQEGSQPISNAQDDVYIVFNGEIYNYKELRQELIDLGYAFKTNTDTEVILHGYEAWGEEGILAKLRGMFAFSIWDDKEKKLFAARDHFGIKPFYYTQIGDDLVFGSEIKSFLPYPKFKKELNNEALKNYLVFQYNPLGETFFKGVHKLRPGHYFIYQNNKMVIKQYFKIELDYVDEGFEQTVNNIDKEVEDSIRYHKRSDVEVGSFLSGGVDSSYVVSKAHVDKTFSVGFENKGFDETMYARELSNDLGIENFTKMITPDEFFEGVQKVQYYSDEPHANLSAVPLYFLARMAKEHVKVVLSGEGADELFAGYNEYEMPLLNRMYRVLPFWLRHWLYKKTKDLPHFHGKTIITKFGEKVEDAYIGLAKIMSDDEANDLLQQAYKNPVKASDLTKKYYDDVKDMDDISKRIYLDMNMWIVEDILLKADKMTMANSLELRVPLLDKEMWNLARRIPPQYKVHNTLTKYAFREAAHRALPEAWSKRRKLGFVVPFIKYIEQEKYYNIVKNMFNQPYVGQFFDVDKINTLLDDHYHGVKNNGRKVYTIYTFLVWYNTYFVENTVENAVEHSGAEHE is encoded by the coding sequence ATGTGCGGTTTCGTAGGGTATCTCAGCTCTGACATTTCGGATAAAAATGTTATTAAAAATATGAGCGATATTATTGCTCACCGTGGTCCAGATAGCAGCGGATATTACGATAACGGCTATGCACATTTCGGGTTCCGCCGTCTGAGTATTATTGACGTTCAAGAAGGCTCACAGCCAATTTCTAACGCGCAAGACGATGTGTATATTGTTTTTAATGGCGAAATTTATAATTATAAAGAACTGCGCCAAGAGCTGATCGATTTAGGATACGCTTTCAAAACGAATACCGATACTGAAGTAATTCTCCACGGCTATGAAGCATGGGGGGAAGAAGGTATTCTCGCGAAACTTCGTGGAATGTTTGCTTTTAGCATTTGGGACGATAAAGAGAAGAAGCTTTTTGCAGCTCGTGATCATTTCGGTATTAAACCGTTCTACTATACACAAATTGGCGATGACCTTGTTTTCGGTTCTGAAATCAAGTCTTTCCTGCCATATCCAAAGTTCAAGAAAGAACTCAATAACGAGGCTTTAAAGAATTACTTAGTTTTCCAATATAATCCTTTGGGAGAAACCTTCTTTAAGGGCGTGCACAAGTTGCGTCCTGGCCATTATTTTATTTATCAGAACAATAAGATGGTCATTAAACAATACTTTAAGATTGAGCTTGACTATGTGGACGAGGGCTTCGAACAGACCGTCAATAATATTGATAAAGAAGTAGAAGACTCAATCCGCTACCACAAGCGCAGTGACGTTGAAGTCGGTTCTTTCCTCTCCGGTGGAGTAGACTCCAGCTACGTTGTGTCTAAAGCACACGTGGATAAGACCTTCTCCGTTGGCTTTGAAAATAAAGGCTTCGACGAGACTATGTATGCTCGCGAACTGTCGAATGATTTAGGCATTGAGAACTTTACTAAAATGATTACGCCTGATGAATTCTTTGAGGGCGTGCAAAAAGTTCAGTATTATTCTGACGAACCTCACGCCAATTTGTCTGCAGTTCCACTGTATTTCCTGGCAAGAATGGCAAAAGAGCACGTGAAAGTTGTGCTTTCTGGTGAGGGTGCTGATGAGCTTTTTGCTGGATACAATGAGTATGAGATGCCTTTGCTCAATCGTATGTACCGCGTACTACCATTCTGGCTACGTCATTGGCTGTATAAGAAAACTAAGGATTTACCTCATTTCCACGGTAAGACGATCATTACCAAGTTTGGTGAAAAAGTAGAAGACGCCTATATTGGTTTGGCTAAAATCATGAGTGATGATGAAGCTAACGATCTTTTGCAGCAGGCATATAAGAATCCTGTGAAAGCCAGTGATTTAACCAAGAAATACTATGATGATGTTAAAGATATGGACGATATATCTAAGCGCATCTATCTGGATATGAATATGTGGATTGTAGAAGATATTCTGCTCAAGGCCGATAAGATGACAATGGCTAATTCACTTGAGTTGCGTGTTCCTTTGCTCGATAAAGAGATGTGGAATTTAGCGCGTCGTATTCCTCCACAGTATAAAGTGCATAACACGCTAACAAAGTATGCGTTTAGAGAAGCTGCGCATCGTGCTCTTCCTGAAGCATGGTCTAAGCGTCGTAAGCTGGGCTTTGTAGTGCCTTTTATTAAGTATATTGAGCAAGAGAAGTACTATAACATCGTGAAGAATATGTTCAACCAACCATATGTTGGCCAGTTCTTTGATGTGGACAAGATTAATACGTTACTTGATGATCATTATCATGGTGTGAAAAATAATGGTCGTAAAGTGTATACAATTTATACTTTCCTTGTATGGTATAACACGTATTTCGTTGAGAATACGGTTGAGAATGCAGTTGAACATTCAGGAGCAGAACATGAATAA
- a CDS encoding Nramp family divalent metal transporter: MDPGNWITSVVGGATYKYALLSVILLSSLVAMQLQHMCGKLGLVTRRDLAQHLASRSPSWLRWILFVIIELALVATDLAEVLGSAIALHLLFNVPILVAIIITVLDVVVLLGLMHLGFRKIEAVVSALIFTIVVIFGYLVALSGPSAWEIALGYVPQPATFMSGKDSATILTLSLGIIGATVMPHNLYLHSSVVQTRKVDASDKDELDKAVRFMTWDSNVQLSLAFVVNSLLLILGAAVFYGHAKDVMAFEQMYNALANPQIAGVIASKFVATLFAIALLASGQNSTITGTLTGQIVLEGFLHIKAPQWIIRLLTRVITLVPVIIVAVLSHGAEHSLDDLIVYSQVFLSLALPFSIYPLIYLTSKKTVMGRFANARWNTIVGYMVATVLTILNIQLIASVVM, encoded by the coding sequence ATGGATCCCGGTAATTGGATTACCAGCGTGGTAGGCGGGGCAACATACAAATATGCGCTTCTCAGCGTTATTTTGTTGTCATCTCTGGTGGCGATGCAGCTCCAACATATGTGTGGCAAATTGGGATTAGTAACGAGACGGGATTTAGCTCAGCATTTGGCATCACGTTCCCCATCATGGCTACGGTGGATTTTATTTGTGATTATTGAGCTTGCTCTTGTTGCAACTGATTTAGCGGAAGTGCTCGGCTCAGCTATTGCTTTACACCTGCTTTTTAATGTGCCTATCCTTGTAGCGATTATTATTACCGTACTGGATGTTGTTGTTCTGCTTGGGTTGATGCATTTGGGCTTTAGAAAAATTGAGGCAGTTGTGTCTGCTTTGATTTTTACGATTGTGGTGATTTTTGGGTATTTAGTAGCGTTATCTGGTCCGAGCGCGTGGGAGATTGCACTGGGCTACGTGCCGCAGCCTGCAACTTTTATGAGTGGGAAAGATTCGGCTACTATTTTGACGCTCAGTTTGGGAATTATTGGTGCCACGGTTATGCCTCATAATTTGTATTTGCACTCTTCTGTTGTGCAAACTCGCAAAGTGGACGCTTCTGACAAAGATGAGCTTGATAAAGCTGTACGTTTTATGACATGGGATTCTAATGTGCAATTATCTCTAGCGTTTGTGGTGAATTCCTTGCTTTTGATTTTGGGTGCTGCCGTATTTTACGGTCATGCAAAAGATGTAATGGCTTTTGAGCAGATGTACAATGCTTTGGCTAATCCGCAGATTGCCGGGGTGATTGCCAGTAAATTTGTGGCTACACTTTTCGCGATTGCTCTTTTAGCAAGCGGACAAAATTCAACGATTACGGGCACTCTCACCGGTCAAATTGTGCTTGAAGGATTCTTGCACATTAAAGCGCCGCAGTGGATTATTCGTCTTTTAACCCGTGTGATTACACTGGTTCCGGTGATTATTGTGGCTGTGCTCAGTCACGGTGCAGAGCATAGTTTGGACGATTTGATTGTGTATTCTCAGGTTTTCTTGTCGCTGGCTTTGCCTTTTTCCATTTACCCGCTGATTTATTTGACCTCGAAGAAAACTGTTATGGGACGTTTTGCTAATGCTCGATGGAATACTATTGTGGGATATATGGTGGCAACGGTGCTTACCATACTGAATATTCAGCTTATAGCATCGGTGGTGATGTAA
- a CDS encoding diaminopimelate dehydrogenase, with the protein MYRVAINGYGNLGRGVERALDIAPDMECVGVFTRRNPETVKTYGAPVFSIDQLQDFSDKIDVVINCGGSATDLQTQTPQVAKLFNVVDSFDTHAKVPEHFAIVDAAARENGHTAIISSGWDPGVFSMIRVLSESVLPQGRSTTFWGRGVSQGHSDAIRRIEGVLDARQYTVPVESTVEAVKAGEEVELTPRTMHTRECYVVAEEGADLERIEHEIVSMPNYFADYNTTVHFISADELAEKHSGIPHGGQVIRTGSTSEGVNHSIHFELTLDSNPEFTGSVLVATARACTKKSQAGSTGAYTMFDVTLGELSAHSAEDLRAHSL; encoded by the coding sequence ATGTACAGAGTTGCAATTAATGGATATGGAAATCTTGGACGTGGTGTAGAGCGAGCACTTGATATTGCTCCTGACATGGAATGCGTAGGCGTGTTTACTCGTCGTAATCCTGAAACCGTAAAAACTTACGGCGCACCTGTATTTTCGATTGACCAGTTACAAGATTTTTCTGACAAAATTGATGTGGTCATCAACTGTGGAGGCTCTGCAACTGACTTGCAAACACAAACTCCTCAGGTTGCAAAACTCTTCAACGTGGTTGATTCTTTCGATACCCACGCTAAAGTCCCTGAGCACTTTGCTATTGTGGATGCAGCAGCTCGCGAGAATGGACATACAGCTATTATTTCTTCCGGCTGGGATCCAGGTGTATTCTCCATGATTCGCGTGCTCAGTGAATCAGTGTTACCTCAAGGTCGCAGCACTACTTTCTGGGGTCGCGGAGTTTCTCAAGGCCATTCCGACGCAATTCGTCGTATTGAGGGAGTTCTTGATGCTCGCCAATATACAGTTCCTGTAGAAAGTACAGTTGAAGCTGTTAAAGCTGGGGAAGAAGTAGAACTTACTCCTCGCACCATGCACACCCGTGAATGCTATGTTGTGGCAGAAGAAGGCGCAGACTTAGAGCGCATTGAGCATGAGATTGTTTCTATGCCAAACTATTTTGCTGATTACAACACCACAGTGCACTTTATTTCTGCTGACGAGTTGGCTGAAAAGCACAGTGGTATTCCTCATGGCGGTCAGGTTATTCGCACCGGCAGCACTTCTGAAGGCGTAAACCATTCTATTCACTTCGAATTGACGCTCGATTCCAATCCAGAGTTTACCGGTTCTGTTTTGGTTGCAACAGCTCGTGCATGTACAAAGAAATCTCAAGCTGGATCAACTGGTGCATACACCATGTTTGACGTGACTTTGGGAGAATTATCCGCTCACTCTGCTGAAGATTTGCGCGCACATTCCCTATAA
- a CDS encoding amino acid racemase: MYKAGVIGGMGPLATVEFYDRLVHKSPAHSDNEHADIVILNHASIPDRTQCILHHKDEEFLNAIRPDFDLLNTLGVQVIAIPCNTSHYYYDQLTTFTDIPIVNMVESSIKQVKRLGYSQACVFCTEGTYASQIYEKYAQQHGITVIELAEEDRHAIMETIYSIKEKNSTEGEKLNAMLSKYCDENTVGILACTELSIIDVDPRYQSRVIDALDVLVEETLQYLY, from the coding sequence ATGTATAAAGCCGGAGTTATTGGAGGAATGGGGCCTTTAGCCACCGTCGAGTTTTACGACCGACTGGTGCATAAGAGTCCTGCACATAGCGATAATGAGCATGCTGATATTGTGATTTTAAATCATGCAAGCATACCTGATCGCACGCAGTGCATTCTTCATCATAAGGATGAAGAGTTTTTGAATGCTATTCGTCCTGATTTTGACCTCTTAAATACTCTGGGAGTCCAGGTTATTGCTATTCCGTGTAATACCAGTCATTACTATTATGACCAGCTGACTACTTTTACCGATATTCCTATTGTGAATATGGTGGAAAGCTCTATTAAACAGGTCAAGCGTTTAGGGTATTCCCAGGCGTGTGTTTTCTGCACTGAGGGTACGTATGCTTCACAGATTTATGAGAAGTATGCTCAGCAGCATGGCATTACCGTTATTGAGCTAGCTGAGGAAGATCGTCATGCCATTATGGAGACTATCTACTCAATTAAAGAGAAAAACTCAACTGAAGGCGAGAAGCTGAACGCAATGTTGTCAAAATATTGTGATGAGAATACTGTGGGTATTCTTGCCTGTACTGAGTTGAGCATCATTGACGTAGACCCGCGCTATCAATCTCGAGTGATTGACGCTTTAGATGTGCTCGTTGAAGAAACTCTTCAATACTTATATTAA
- a CDS encoding cellulase family glycosylhydrolase, giving the protein MNLGNWLVLEKWMDSTPFAGSSAEDEVWLHRQLPAQQLREQLHQHRQTYITEEDFENLHQVGIELIRLPVPYFVFGDYGTFPGCIEYVDRAFEWAEQRHMRILLDLHTVPGSQNAFDNGGLSGVAKWHKNENDVLFALGVLERLGKRYGKRPGLYGIEVLNEPASWSVFRANRKRYTAVDSQEAQGSQYVPLRFLVRFYKAAYTRLRRVLGNDKVIVFHDGFRLLAWVRVCATTLRSMHNIALDTHIYASVAEKEIPQWLARVVRLSSWRKKYYRFFFALQRLKMNMIRATGVDVMVGEWCLENNESKEHENYLHEFEELQMQTYQRAGVCAQFMWSYQTEREPKKREKLKTSWKRFWDWRYCHENA; this is encoded by the coding sequence GTGAACTTAGGGAACTGGCTCGTACTCGAAAAATGGATGGATTCCACGCCTTTTGCGGGAAGTAGCGCTGAAGATGAAGTTTGGCTGCACCGTCAACTGCCAGCGCAGCAACTTCGTGAACAGTTACATCAGCACAGACAAACGTATATTACTGAAGAAGATTTTGAGAACCTCCACCAAGTCGGAATTGAGCTGATACGTCTGCCTGTGCCGTATTTTGTTTTTGGAGATTATGGGACGTTTCCAGGCTGCATAGAATATGTAGATCGCGCTTTTGAATGGGCTGAGCAACGGCATATGCGTATTCTTTTGGATTTGCATACCGTTCCAGGAAGTCAAAATGCTTTTGACAATGGAGGCTTATCTGGTGTGGCAAAGTGGCATAAGAACGAAAACGATGTGCTTTTTGCTTTAGGAGTGCTGGAACGTTTAGGGAAGCGTTACGGTAAACGACCAGGATTGTATGGCATAGAAGTCTTGAATGAACCGGCTAGCTGGTCAGTTTTTAGGGCGAATAGAAAAAGATATACTGCTGTAGATTCTCAGGAGGCACAAGGCTCACAATATGTGCCTTTGCGTTTTCTGGTTCGCTTCTATAAAGCAGCATATACAAGACTGCGCAGAGTATTAGGTAACGATAAAGTCATCGTTTTCCATGACGGTTTTAGACTGCTTGCATGGGTGCGAGTATGTGCTACGACGTTGAGATCCATGCATAACATTGCTCTGGATACGCATATTTACGCTAGCGTAGCCGAAAAAGAAATTCCACAATGGTTAGCACGTGTAGTTCGTTTATCCAGCTGGCGAAAGAAATATTACCGCTTCTTTTTTGCTCTTCAGAGGCTAAAAATGAACATGATACGCGCTACCGGTGTGGACGTTATGGTGGGCGAGTGGTGCCTGGAAAATAACGAGAGCAAAGAGCATGAGAATTATCTGCATGAATTTGAAGAATTGCAGATGCAAACATATCAGCGTGCAGGCGTATGCGCACAATTCATGTGGAGCTACCAGACAGAACGCGAGCCTAAGAAAAGAGAGAAATTAAAAACATCATGGAAGCGTTTTTGGGATTGGCGTTACTGCCATGAGAATGCATAA
- a CDS encoding 5-formyltetrahydrofolate cyclo-ligase: MAFLRLTKKPCAYNSSMTKADIRAHALSAMKMLDPHLKQRLDEQLTRQLCATALYKQAHTIATYMSLPHEFNTMPLIERALDDGKQVLIPRTRPCHHMDFCDYKNSTFQQSRFGIREPQPHSDDSIVPAEQIDIIHVPLLAVNSQGFRIGYGGGYYDRYLAHYAGSTISTAYECQLYDFEPDSCDIAVQQVLIAEH; the protein is encoded by the coding sequence ATGGCATTTTTACGACTGACCAAGAAGCCTTGTGCCTACAATAGCAGTATGACCAAAGCCGATATTCGCGCACACGCCTTGTCCGCTATGAAAATGCTGGATCCGCATCTTAAGCAGCGCTTAGACGAGCAGTTGACACGCCAACTGTGTGCTACGGCACTATATAAACAAGCCCATACTATTGCCACCTATATGTCTCTTCCGCATGAATTCAACACCATGCCACTGATTGAACGCGCTCTCGACGACGGAAAACAAGTGCTCATTCCTCGCACACGACCATGTCATCATATGGATTTTTGCGACTACAAAAATAGTACTTTTCAGCAGTCGCGTTTTGGAATTCGTGAGCCACAGCCGCACAGTGATGACAGCATTGTGCCAGCTGAGCAGATTGATATTATCCATGTTCCCCTTCTCGCCGTCAATTCGCAGGGTTTCCGCATTGGTTACGGTGGTGGATACTATGACCGTTATTTAGCTCATTATGCTGGCTCTACCATCAGCACTGCCTATGAGTGCCAGCTTTATGATTTTGAACCCGATAGTTGTGATATTGCGGTACAACAGGTTTTGATTGCCGAACACTAA
- a CDS encoding class B sortase — protein sequence MTHSVPQHKRTYKRSVSRIISTILLIVGILLLATAGGLYGWQQYNYWNQEQVTQKLKKYVHIPASHTGKKSDAKSEPPTVDWAGLKAINPDVVAWIYIPGTVVNYPIYQGPDNDKYLRHTAEGDWSIGGQLFIDYQNTAPGLVDNHTLVYGHHMNNESMFQPIARISNQSDFEQLHSIWYITEQSATELTPLFIYNTVATDVETRTLNFNSTQALHSFFQQDADHAYAKHSDTDAIIQKASHYLSLITCKSLFGDGRTVLVAVPKSEI from the coding sequence ATGACGCATTCAGTACCACAGCATAAGCGCACATACAAACGTTCAGTTAGCCGTATTATTTCCACAATTCTGCTCATTGTAGGTATTCTGCTTCTGGCTACTGCTGGTGGACTATACGGGTGGCAGCAATACAATTATTGGAATCAAGAACAAGTTACGCAAAAACTCAAGAAATATGTGCACATCCCCGCCTCACATACGGGGAAAAAGTCTGATGCGAAGTCAGAGCCTCCCACGGTTGACTGGGCAGGGTTGAAAGCTATTAATCCTGATGTTGTGGCGTGGATTTATATTCCAGGAACTGTGGTCAATTATCCGATTTATCAAGGTCCTGATAATGACAAATATTTGCGGCATACTGCTGAAGGCGATTGGTCTATTGGCGGACAGCTTTTTATTGATTATCAAAACACTGCCCCAGGTTTAGTTGATAATCACACACTGGTCTATGGGCATCATATGAATAATGAAAGTATGTTTCAGCCGATTGCTCGCATATCCAATCAATCTGATTTCGAACAGTTGCACAGTATTTGGTATATCACCGAACAGTCTGCAACTGAGCTTACGCCTTTATTTATCTACAATACAGTGGCAACAGATGTGGAGACACGCACCCTTAATTTTAATTCTACTCAGGCGCTTCACTCTTTCTTCCAGCAAGATGCAGATCATGCTTACGCTAAACATTCAGACACAGACGCAATTATCCAAAAGGCCTCTCATTATCTGAGTCTGATAACGTGCAAGAGTCTATTTGGTGATGGGCGTACTGTACTGGTTGCCGTGCCTAAAAGCGAAATTTAA